The Alteribacter populi genomic sequence CAATAATGTAAGGAATGGAACCAATACCTTCAATTTGGTTGTTATCGTAAACTGTTGGTTCAACAGTTAGTTTCCAATCAAAACGAACAGGTCTAACATTAGTTGATGTACCTTTAAAAAGGTTATCTTTAAAAATGGTGTATGCCATGTTTAATCCACTAGAGTTAAAAAAAGCACCAGAAGTTGCAGATTCTGCATTAAAAGTACAATGAGTTATATTTACTCTCGCAGCAGCAGTAATGCTAATAAAATCGACAGAATTACTCAATACATCTATATTACAATTATTTAATTCAAGAATAGATAGAGGACTATTAAATGTAATGAATCTCGACGATACAGTAAAGTTACATTCCTTAAAAGTGAGTTTTCTTTCAGCTGCATTCACTGTAGTAAGGGCTGCAGGTGAATCAAATATACAATTTTTATAAATATTCCAAAAAGAGCCATTTAGTGTAGGGTTAATAAAAGTTGAATCCTCAATCACGCTACCATCTGTAGCAAGAATTGTATGCCCACTATTTTCTCGACCCGATATTATAACATTTTGTATTTTGGCAATGTTATTACGACTAGATAACGATCCACTTTTGTACTTGTTTATATCGTTATAAAAACTACATCCAATAATACTGATAGCGAATGGTTCACTTTGATTTAAGACAACGCTGGAATTAGTAAAAACACAACCGGTTATTAGAATATTCTTTCCTCTATTTGTATCACCAAATAAAAACCTGGAATCATGTGAATGGTTATTTATAAATATTACATCACTAGCAGTTATACTACCACCAGATTGTTTAAAGCTATTACTGTTCACAGTCCAAAACTTTCCTGAACCTCCGAAGTTTGATTCAAATGAATTATTTGAGACGGTTATATAATAGGCTCCAATTATTATTACGTCGTTTATGCCATGCCCATAACATTTATTTCCGATAATATAGAAGTTTTGATTTGTTCTATATCCATCTTCAATATCAATAGCGCCCCCCACATAACCAGTATTATGGTGGATGCTATTATTTAATATATAGAAGAATCTCGTGCCAGAGGCCGCTATCCCGACTCTTCGGTTATACATCACTTCACAATTCTCTAGATAAACAAACTCTGGTCTAGGTTCTGCCCGGACTTCAAATGCTATATTAGAGATCGTGTTTTGTTTTAAAACAAAGTGCATTGTTTCAGCATTTAAAGGTCTATCTACTTCTTGATACCAAGTTTTGTTTTCAGCAACCGAAATAAACTCATTATTATTATTATAAAAATATATATCAAACATCTCAGTATTAATACCAGGTAGGCTTCCGTAACCATTGCCAGTTAACATAAATTTGCCATCATTATTCGTCACTCTAAAATGGGCTACATTAAAAGGAGTTTTAGATCTGATCGTTGTTGTAGAATCAATTTTTAAACCATCAGCTTTACTAATTCCACCTAATTCAAAGTCACTCTCTTTTGGATATAACCAAACATCATAGTTATACTCACTAAACAGACCGTCTCCAATTGCATCTCTTATAATACAATTATTTATCTTAATAAATTTGCAGTGTCCCTTTAATGTGATACAGTGGCCCCATTCATGAGTACCTCCAGATGAAAAATCATGTTCATATCTATCACCTATAAATTCCCCATTTGTAATGGTGATATGATGTGTTTTTTTAGTAGAATCTGTGGAGCCAATTCTCATAATGGAATAACTTTCTTTATCATTAGGTTCCATATAAACTTTAGAACCATTGAAATCATAGTACGTATTACTTTGAGGTATAATACTTTGTGTATGTGATATTAAATACTCGCCTTTAGGTAAGATGACATGAGAATAGCCTGATTCATAGGCCCATATAAATGCATTATTTAGCCCATTAACAGTAGCAATTGGGTCTGTTTTGTTATTTTTAATGCCCCAACGCTCTAGCTCAACAAAATAAATTCCACTAATTGAATCACTGAGTAACCGTGGCTGCCATTTTCCATCTTCGTACTTTAGGGTATTCCCATCTACCGGTTGCTGAGTATTTGTATCTACGTCACTTAGATTATCTAAACGATTTGAACCAATGGCAGATAATGCTTTGGAAACAAACTTACCGCTTGTCTCATCGTAGGAAAATATATCATCATGATATTTTACGGTAGTGTCCAAGTCTAAAATGTCAGCTGTTGAATGATTATGGGTAATGGTTGATGCAGCTTTATGAATGCTATTTTCTTTTAGTTCATTAATGGCAGTAACTATGTTAGTTTTATCAGTAGTAGTAAGATCTGATAATTGACCAATTTCCTCTTTTTTTGAAATTTCAATATTTCCGTGATCGGAACCAATAAATAATTCACCAGTATCGGTACAAAAACAAAATTCCCCAACATCTAACGTTTTTAAATCAGCTTTTAAACTCTTTTTAATTTGTATTTTATTTACCATTTTAAAATCGACCTCCGACAGTCTTTATTTTTTATAACTCCTAATAAACAGCCAATAAAATAAAGTATATTACTTTCAAATCTGCCTACCATTTTTATAAAGAATTCATATTACTATTTATACTATTTTCAAATTATTCAAGGGATTGGACTTTTTATTAAAAATAATTCATACAACATGATAAAAATGTTTATTGAGACTAATTAAATACACCATTTTCAATTGACAATCTCCAAATAAATTGATAACATATATTTATGGTGTTCGTTATAAAGAACGGTCAATATGGAGTGTTATGTTCTTTACTAAGAACAAAAGAATAAAGTATGTGTAGGAGGAGACTATGAGCGCTATATATGGGATTTATAACGCAAACCAACAACCTGTATCGCTGGACCAAATTGATCATATATTGAGTGCTTTAAAATTTCCAACTAACGATGTACAAATATGGCATAAAGATAATACCTTTTTAGGATGTCACTCGCAGTGGATTACACCTGAGTCCATTGGTGAAAAGAATCCCTATTACGATTACGAAAGAAAGTTATCCATCACGGCAGACGCAATTATCGATAACAGGGAAGAATTATTTTGCAAATTGAACATAGACCACGAAATGCAAGCAATGTCGGATAGTCAATTAATTTTACTATCATACTCAAAGTGGGGAGAAGATTGTCCTAAACACTTAATTGGTGATTTTGCATTTATGATATCGGATGAAAAAGAACAAAAGCTATTTGGAGCTAGGGATTTTTCGGGTACTCGGACCCTTTATTTTTACCACGATCATTTCCGGACGGCTTTTAGTACAACAATAAAGCCACTCATCGCATTACCATTTATTAAGGAACAACTAAATGAATACTGGCTTGCCGAGTATCTGGCAATCTCAGGACCAGTTGACTCTGTAGATGCATCTTTAACTCCATATAAAAATATAGAACAAATACCTCCATCACATATTTTTATTGCGAATAGTAAAGGTGTGAGATTAAATAAATATATTTCATTTACACAAGAAGAGAGGTTAAACCTAAAGTCAGGCGAAGAATATGTCGAAGCATTCCAAGATGTATTTCAAAAATCGGTGAATGCACGATTAAGAACATACCGTAAAGTCGGATCTCATTTAAGTGGTGGATTAGACTCAGGAGCAGTAGCAAGTTTTGCTGCAAAAACCTTAAACACTAAAAACAAACAATTACTTACATATAGTTATATCCCACCAAAGGATTTTAAAGATTACACTTCAAAACGGTTAATTCCAGATGAAACTCCATTTATAAAATCAACCGTTCGGTATATTACTGGTATTAAAGACTCTTATTTAGATTTTGAAGGAGAAAATTCTTTTTCACAAATCGATAGTTTCATAGATATGCTTGAAATGCCTTATAAGTATTTTGAAAACTCGTTTTGGATAAAAGGTGTATTTGAAAAAGCGAGTGATAATGGAGTTGGTGTTCTGTTAGATGGCGGCAGGGGGAACTTCTCTATTTCATGGGGGCATGCCCTGGACTATTATGCTGTTTTGTTAAGGAAGCTAAAGTTTAAAAAACTTTTTCAGGAACTGGACCAATACAGCAAAAACGTAGGTGGTCCGAGATTGCGAAGGATTCCTGTTCTCATGAAAATAGCATTTCCAAGTTTAAAAAAGCTCAATTCAAACGGACCAGCTTATAGGTACCCAACGTTAATTAATTCTGCATTTGCAGAGAAAACAAAAGTGTATAAAAAAATAAGTCACTATGGGTTAGATAAAACCGGGTGGTTTACTATTAATAACCTATTCGAACAAAGGAAAAGACATTTTAACGATGTTTTTCATTGGAATTCGACCAATACCCTAACAGCAAAATTATCTTTACGCTATTCATTAGCAAAGCGTGATCCTACCAATGATTTACGGGTCATTCGCTTTTGTTTATCTGTTCCTGAAGAACAGTTTGTACAAAGAGGGGTTGACAGGGCACTTATTAGAAGATCAACAAAAAATTACCTGCCAGACAAAGTAAGGTTAAATCAAAGAACAAGAGGTGTTCAGGGAGCAGACTGGGTGCATCGAATGTCCCCATATTGGGACGCCTTTATCGAAGAAATCAAAAACTTGGTTACTGACGATCGAATTTTACAATTTATCGATGGCCAAGTACTAAAGGATGCATATTCTAAGGCTATTGAGGGAGCAAAGCCTGAGAAGGCAACAGATCCTAATTACAGGATTTTAATGCGTAGTTTAATTGTATCTCGTTTTATTAAAAGGTTTTCTTGAGAGGAGGTGAAACTATGAAAGAGTGGCAGAAACCAGTACTCGAAGAACTTAGTATTGATAAGACAATGGCAAATCCAGATAGTGGTGATTATTTAGATCAAACATACGAGGATGGGACTCACAGAGACGATTTAACTTGGAGTTAAAAATCAAGTGAAAGTGGCTGAATGTTAATCAATGATTTGTAAGTAGTTAGATCGAAGGAATCCATGGTCGGCAGCCCCTTTGTATCTATATGCAAAGGGGTTATTTTAGTATTGATTAGCTGAAATTCATGATGATTTTTATTGACATCTTTAGGTAGTAATGCTAAATTAAAGTCAATTACATTGTTCTTTATAAAGAATTTTATAGTGAAAACGACATCGGATTTTATTTTTACCTTTCTTGTTCTTTATAACGCACTTTTGTGTAAAAAATGTCTGAAGATCCAAGGGGGTCACATGGGGGCAATTACTGGTATTATTCATTTTAATAAAGAACTTATTCCTTACGATCATTCAAAAACACTAATAGAAAGCTTTAATCGATACCCGGCGGATGCTCTCCACTCTTGGCAAAAAGGACCCGTATTTATGGGATGCCTTAACCAATGGATCACACCTGAGTCAGTGGGTGAACAATTACCTTATTATGATTATGAAAGACAGTTAGTTATTGCGGCTGATGCCATTATTGACAATCGAAAAGAATTGTTTGAGAGTTTACAAGTTAACCGTAAATATAGAAAAGACATGACGGATTCTCAGTTGATCCTACTTGCTTACGAAAAGTGGGGAGAGAATGTAGCTAAACAGCTTCTAGGTGATTTTGCTTTCATGATTTGGGATGAAAAACAGCAAAAACTTTTTGGTGCAAGGGATTTCTCTGGAGCTCGTACTCTTTATTTTTTTCGTAACCATAACCGGTTTGCCTTCTCAACAACAATTGAACCATTATTTAAACTACCGTACGTAAAAAAGCAATTAAATGAAGATTGGCTCGCTCAATTTATTGCTATTCCCAGTATGGTTGAAGCAGCAGATATGGTCTCAACTGTTTATCAATCAGTTCAACAAGTACCTCCTTCTCACAGCATTACACTTATCGATGGTCGAATCACTCTCTCTAGATATTGCGCAATTGAGGTTAATAGTAAGTTAAAGCTTAAATCAAATGAAGAATATGAAGAAGCTTTTCGCGAAGTTTTTCAAAGAGCGATTACCGATAGAATTAGAACTCATGGAGAAGTGGGGTCTCATTTAAGCGGTGGATTAGATTCTGGTTCTGTTGTTAGTTTTGCTGCAAAAGAATTACAAAAAGAGAATAAACGATTACACACGTTTAGTTACATTCCAGAAGAGAGTTTTAAAGATTGGACATCATCTTATTATAATGCAAACGAAAGACCATTAATAAAAAAAACCGTCGCTCACGTTGGGAATATAAATGAGCAATATTTGAGCTTCGAGGGAAAGAATCCGCTATCTGAAGTAGATGACTTCCTCGAAATAATGGAAATGCCGTATAAATTCTTCGAGAATTCTTTTTGGCTAAAAGGGATCAATGAAGAAGCGCATCGCAAAGGCATTAAGATTCTCTTAAATGGAGCGAGAGGGAATCACTCTATTTCTTGGGGATCTTTGAAGTTAACGTACAATTACTATACTAATCTGCTAAAAAAATTTAAATGGGTTCGCTTATATCGTGAATTAGATGATTATTGTAAAAACTTTAATACAGGAAAATCAGTTGTCATTCCGTTCATTGTAAAAAGGGCTTTCCGGTCTCATTTTCGACCACAGAATAGCTCTTATCAATTTCCGATGGTTATTAATCCATCATTTGCAAGGCAGACGAATGTTTTTGAAATCCTTTACGAATATGGAGTAAAGGTAAATGAAAATTCCATAGCTAACTTATCCGATTATAGAATGAAGTATTTCAAAGATCTTTTTGCTTGGAACAAAAGTGGAGTTGTTGGAACGAAAATGTCTTTACGGTATTCAATGTGGGATCGCGATCCTACAAACGATTTAAGAGTGATACGTTTCTGTTTATCTATACCAGATGAACAATATGTCAATCAGGGTTTAGAAAGATCATTTATCAGAAGAGCTACTAAAAATGTTCTTCCTGATGAAGTAAGGTTAAATCAAAGGAGCCGAGGCATACAAGGAGCGGATGTCATACATCGAATGGCTAGTAGCTGGACTTCATTTAAAGAGGAATTAGGTCAAATGTGTTATGACCATAGGGCAGCTGAATTTCTAAACATAAAAGTCATTAAAAACGCTATTTCGAAAATGGGCCACCACCCTCGGCCTGAATTAATATTTGAAGATGAATTTAAAATTTTAACACGCAGCTTAATCGTGTTTCGGTTTCTTAAGGGTATTGGCTGAGAGGGGGTGAAAAGGTGAAAAAGACGTGGTCCAAACCTGTATTAGATATTCTAGATATTAGTATGACGATGAATGGTCCTGGAAATGCAAATGCTGATTGTTTTGATGTTGATGATGGGAAAGAGGAAACTCATGAAGGCCGATCAAACGCAAGCTGTTTAGGTAGTTAACAAGAAAAACCCTTGTACTTTCAAAAAGTATAAGGGTTAATTTACAAGAAAGGACCACATAACAGATGACAGATACTGTTAAAATAACTGTTTATAGCGCGTTCGGACTTAACGTCTCAAGTGAATATCATTTACCAGAGTTACCACAATCAAAATTAGAAAATCATCTTGCCGATATTATCATAAAACAAAGTGATCTCACTGCTATTTGGACAGAATTAGCAAAACCGAACCAGTACTTTGTTATCAAAGAAACCCTCGTCCTGTTTCAAATTCCTGAAATGGCTATTTTTTCAATTCAGAATGGTAATGAAATTTTGGTATCCCCACTACAAGAAGCCAATGAAGATCAAATTCGTCTTTATCTCCTTGGTACCTGTATGGGAGCCATTCTAATGCAAAGAAAAATCCTTCCTTTACACGGTAGCGCGATAGCGATTGGGCGTAAGGCGTATGCTATTGTGGGAGAATCCGGTGCTGGTAAGTCTACGCTTGCTTCTGCTTTTTTAAAAAAAGGATTTAGTCTTATCAGTGATGACGTCATTCCGGTGACCTTATCAAAAGATGGGCTGCCTCTTGTCACCCCGGCATATCCTCAACAGAAGCTTTGGCAGGAGAGTTTGGAGTCGTTTGGTATGGATTCCAAAGGATTTACTCCAATAGTCGACAGGGAAACTAAGTTCGCGGTGCCAATTCCTTCACAGTTCGAGATTAAAACTCTACCTTTAGCTGGTGTATTTGAACTTGTAAAAACAGAAAATCATGAAATTGAATTAACGCCTGTATACAAACTTGAACGCTTTCACACTTTGTATAGACACACTTACCGTAATTTCATAGTTTCTAAGTCGGGGTTAATGGAGTGGCATTTTAATACCTCAGTGAATATTGCGAATAAAATCGAGCTTTTTAGACTTGAGAGGCCCGTTACTCGGTTTACAGCTCACGATCTATCCTCACTAATTTTATCAACAATAACAAGGGGGAGAACTTATGACAGTGAAACAATCGATTTCTCTTAACCATTATGTGACTCAAAAACCAGGAAATATTGTAAGTGATATGGACGGAGAAAAAGTCATGCTTAGTGTTGAGAATGGAAAGTATTACAACTTGGGACTTATGGGCGGTGAAATTTGGGACTTTATGAATGAGCCTATCTTAATTGGAGAGGTCATTAACGGATTGCTTGCACAATACGATGTTGAGGATTCTGTGTGTCAAGAGCAAGTCTTATCCTTCTTAGAAATGTTACGCAAAGAAGAATTGATTGAACTGACGGAAACGCAGGCTTGACTATTTTTTAATATTCCGAATCATGTTGAAAGAGGTGTGAAATATTCGAAAGGTAAAGACTTTTATAAAATTGCCTACATCGACAAAGTTAATGCTTTTTGAAGCGTATTACTATTTAGGGTGGGCACGTGTATTAAAAAAATTACCTTTTTCAAAAGTTGCTCCTACTTTAGGTATCGAAAAAAAAGAAACACCATTAGCGTTTAATCAATCAGATAAAGAGACGGCTCATCGCGTTTCTCTAGTGATTCATATTATGAGTCGCTACACACTATGGGAGAGCCAATGTCTTGTTAAGGCTATTGCTGGCATGAAAATGCTCGAAAAGCGCAATATTGATAGCACTCTCTATTTAGGAACAGCTAAAGATGAGAGTGGTAAGTTTGTTGCTCACGCTTGGTTGCGTAGTGGACCTTATTTTATTTCTGGTTCTGAAGGCATGGAAAAATTCACGGTAGTTGCAAAATACGCCAAAAGTATGAACAGAGTAAATGTACAAGGAGAAACGTATGGCTAACAAACCTGTGCTTGATTTAAAAAATGTACCTCAAGAATTGAAGCTCATTATTGAGTTAATGAAGGAAGGGAATGAAGAGTACCTTAAAGAAAATAGTGAAGTTCTCACAAGTGGGGTCAATTGGAATCATTTTATTGACTTAGTTTTTCACCATCGCCTTCACCCACTCATGAATGCAAAATTAAAATTACTTGATAAACATAATATTCCTGCTGCCGTTTTTACGTCGATGAATGTGGCGTACAAAAAAAATACTTTTCAAATGCTTCACCTAAGTGCGGAGATGCAAAGAGTGAATCAAATCTTTGATGATAATCAAATAAGGTTATTATTTCTAAAAGGGCCAGTGCTAGCTCAAGAGCTATATGGTGACATTTCTCTGCGAACATCGAGTGATTTAGATTTTCTCGTTCCAATTGAAGATTTAGAAGCTTCTGAGGCACTTCTTTCAAAGCTTGGATATGAAAAGGATGACTACATCCAAACCGTGTTAAGTGACTGGAGATGGCGACACCATCACGTTACATATATTCATCCAGTAAAAGGAATTAAGCTTGAAATTCACTGGCGTTTACACCCAGGGCCAGGTGCAGAACAAACCTTTGATGAACTGTGGAAACGGAAAATCCAAAGTACACCTACAGCTCATCCTGTTTACTTATTAGGAAAGGAAGATTTATTTTTATTCCTAACCGCACACGGTGCTC encodes the following:
- a CDS encoding right-handed parallel beta-helix repeat-containing protein: MVNKIQIKKSLKADLKTLDVGEFCFCTDTGELFIGSDHGNIEISKKEEIGQLSDLTTTDKTNIVTAINELKENSIHKAASTITHNHSTADILDLDTTVKYHDDIFSYDETSGKFVSKALSAIGSNRLDNLSDVDTNTQQPVDGNTLKYEDGKWQPRLLSDSISGIYFVELERWGIKNNKTDPIATVNGLNNAFIWAYESGYSHVILPKGEYLISHTQSIIPQSNTYYDFNGSKVYMEPNDKESYSIMRIGSTDSTKKTHHITITNGEFIGDRYEHDFSSGGTHEWGHCITLKGHCKFIKINNCIIRDAIGDGLFSEYNYDVWLYPKESDFELGGISKADGLKIDSTTTIRSKTPFNVAHFRVTNNDGKFMLTGNGYGSLPGINTEMFDIYFYNNNNEFISVAENKTWYQEVDRPLNAETMHFVLKQNTISNIAFEVRAEPRPEFVYLENCEVMYNRRVGIAASGTRFFYILNNSIHHNTGYVGGAIDIEDGYRTNQNFYIIGNKCYGHGINDVIIIGAYYITVSNNSFESNFGGSGKFWTVNSNSFKQSGGSITASDVIFINNHSHDSRFLFGDTNRGKNILITGCVFTNSSVVLNQSEPFAISIIGCSFYNDINKYKSGSLSSRNNIAKIQNVIISGRENSGHTILATDGSVIEDSTFINPTLNGSFWNIYKNCIFDSPAALTTVNAAERKLTFKECNFTVSSRFITFNSPLSILELNNCNIDVLSNSVDFISITAAARVNITHCTFNAESATSGAFFNSSGLNMAYTIFKDNLFKGTSTNVRPVRFDWKLTVEPTVYDNNQIEGIGSIPYIIGDTYELGSSTLRPQKKLKEGMNYFDTTLGKPIFVKSTGSTSLFTNEPSVRNKAYRLGYLVLENGKIHECTTAGTTNNIKPNFSTTLDETTVDGSVTWTCKGDSAVWVDASGNVV
- a CDS encoding lasso peptide isopeptide bond-forming cyclase, whose amino-acid sequence is MSAIYGIYNANQQPVSLDQIDHILSALKFPTNDVQIWHKDNTFLGCHSQWITPESIGEKNPYYDYERKLSITADAIIDNREELFCKLNIDHEMQAMSDSQLILLSYSKWGEDCPKHLIGDFAFMISDEKEQKLFGARDFSGTRTLYFYHDHFRTAFSTTIKPLIALPFIKEQLNEYWLAEYLAISGPVDSVDASLTPYKNIEQIPPSHIFIANSKGVRLNKYISFTQEERLNLKSGEEYVEAFQDVFQKSVNARLRTYRKVGSHLSGGLDSGAVASFAAKTLNTKNKQLLTYSYIPPKDFKDYTSKRLIPDETPFIKSTVRYITGIKDSYLDFEGENSFSQIDSFIDMLEMPYKYFENSFWIKGVFEKASDNGVGVLLDGGRGNFSISWGHALDYYAVLLRKLKFKKLFQELDQYSKNVGGPRLRRIPVLMKIAFPSLKKLNSNGPAYRYPTLINSAFAEKTKVYKKISHYGLDKTGWFTINNLFEQRKRHFNDVFHWNSTNTLTAKLSLRYSLAKRDPTNDLRVIRFCLSVPEEQFVQRGVDRALIRRSTKNYLPDKVRLNQRTRGVQGADWVHRMSPYWDAFIEEIKNLVTDDRILQFIDGQVLKDAYSKAIEGAKPEKATDPNYRILMRSLIVSRFIKRFS
- a CDS encoding paeninodin family lasso peptide, encoding MKEWQKPVLEELSIDKTMANPDSGDYLDQTYEDGTHRDDLTWS
- a CDS encoding asparagine synthase-related protein encodes the protein MGAITGIIHFNKELIPYDHSKTLIESFNRYPADALHSWQKGPVFMGCLNQWITPESVGEQLPYYDYERQLVIAADAIIDNRKELFESLQVNRKYRKDMTDSQLILLAYEKWGENVAKQLLGDFAFMIWDEKQQKLFGARDFSGARTLYFFRNHNRFAFSTTIEPLFKLPYVKKQLNEDWLAQFIAIPSMVEAADMVSTVYQSVQQVPPSHSITLIDGRITLSRYCAIEVNSKLKLKSNEEYEEAFREVFQRAITDRIRTHGEVGSHLSGGLDSGSVVSFAAKELQKENKRLHTFSYIPEESFKDWTSSYYNANERPLIKKTVAHVGNINEQYLSFEGKNPLSEVDDFLEIMEMPYKFFENSFWLKGINEEAHRKGIKILLNGARGNHSISWGSLKLTYNYYTNLLKKFKWVRLYRELDDYCKNFNTGKSVVIPFIVKRAFRSHFRPQNSSYQFPMVINPSFARQTNVFEILYEYGVKVNENSIANLSDYRMKYFKDLFAWNKSGVVGTKMSLRYSMWDRDPTNDLRVIRFCLSIPDEQYVNQGLERSFIRRATKNVLPDEVRLNQRSRGIQGADVIHRMASSWTSFKEELGQMCYDHRAAEFLNIKVIKNAISKMGHHPRPELIFEDEFKILTRSLIVFRFLKGIG
- a CDS encoding paeninodin family lasso peptide, whose protein sequence is MKKTWSKPVLDILDISMTMNGPGNANADCFDVDDGKEETHEGRSNASCLGS
- a CDS encoding aldolase, which produces MTDTVKITVYSAFGLNVSSEYHLPELPQSKLENHLADIIIKQSDLTAIWTELAKPNQYFVIKETLVLFQIPEMAIFSIQNGNEILVSPLQEANEDQIRLYLLGTCMGAILMQRKILPLHGSAIAIGRKAYAIVGESGAGKSTLASAFLKKGFSLISDDVIPVTLSKDGLPLVTPAYPQQKLWQESLESFGMDSKGFTPIVDRETKFAVPIPSQFEIKTLPLAGVFELVKTENHEIELTPVYKLERFHTLYRHTYRNFIVSKSGLMEWHFNTSVNIANKIELFRLERPVTRFTAHDLSSLILSTITRGRTYDSETIDFS
- a CDS encoding lasso peptide biosynthesis PqqD family chaperone; protein product: MTVKQSISLNHYVTQKPGNIVSDMDGEKVMLSVENGKYYNLGLMGGEIWDFMNEPILIGEVINGLLAQYDVEDSVCQEQVLSFLEMLRKEELIELTETQA
- a CDS encoding lasso peptide biosynthesis B2 protein; protein product: MLFEAYYYLGWARVLKKLPFSKVAPTLGIEKKETPLAFNQSDKETAHRVSLVIHIMSRYTLWESQCLVKAIAGMKMLEKRNIDSTLYLGTAKDESGKFVAHAWLRSGPYFISGSEGMEKFTVVAKYAKSMNRVNVQGETYG
- a CDS encoding nucleotidyltransferase domain-containing protein, with amino-acid sequence MANKPVLDLKNVPQELKLIIELMKEGNEEYLKENSEVLTSGVNWNHFIDLVFHHRLHPLMNAKLKLLDKHNIPAAVFTSMNVAYKKNTFQMLHLSAEMQRVNQIFDDNQIRLLFLKGPVLAQELYGDISLRTSSDLDFLVPIEDLEASEALLSKLGYEKDDYIQTVLSDWRWRHHHVTYIHPVKGIKLEIHWRLHPGPGAEQTFDELWKRKIQSTPTAHPVYLLGKEDLFLFLTAHGARHGWSRLRWLIDIHQLVVQGLEWTKIHNLLKRYHIVQIGGQAIILSTELLNARVPKEVNKRFRTDRTKKLAQAAIYYLESMIHLHSEPLPEEVSEYHKRHLFSLMSFKQKALFILSFMYPYPEDAKTLPLPKSLHFLYFPLRPFLWAWRKLKRTRKHALP